One Ancylobacter novellus DSM 506 genomic window, TGAACCGCGAGACGTGGCCGCCATGCCCGCAAGGATGCGTCAGTCATCGCAAGAGGACCGCGCCTTGCGCCTTCGAGAGGGCGATCGGCCATCAGCCGGGCCGGATCGGCAATCGCTGCCGCCGACGATTTTCCGTTGCGGCCTTCGGGCCGCTTTCCATCGCGAAGCAAAATCGCCGGCTTGTCGCCATCCTCCGCTGCGCTTCGGCCCTCTCGCTTCGCTCCGGGTGCAGGTCCGTCCCGCCCGACGGCTTCGTCGCCATGAAGGCCGCGAAGGTCGCGGTCCAAACCGACGGAGCATCCCATGAGCGTGCATGACGACCACCAGCCGCACCATGTGTCATCCCCGACCGACCAACTGATCCAGGAATTGCATCTCCACGGTTACCGTCCTTCCGAGGACGAACGCGACCAGCGCCCGCCACCGGAGGACCGCCTCATCGAAGGCGCCATTGCCGACATCTTCGACGCCCTGGTCGCAACGATCACCGACACCAGCCTCGATGCTCAGCTTCCCGATCTCCTCTGGTCGACCGTCAACATGTTCCACCGCGCCGTGGACCGGATCGAACAGAAGCTTGACGATAATGAGCAGGCCCAGAAGCAGCTTCAGCGCGAACAGGACGGCTCGGAGGTGAAGTCACTCGAGCTCGAGCGCCTGATCGACATCGGCATGAACCTGATCGGCCGGCGCGACGGCATGGAAGCCTTCCGACAGGCCGCTGCCGACCGCTACCGCATCGCCACCGGCTCGCTATGGACGCCACGCGCCGGATCACGGGTCAACCATCGCAATCTCACCGCATCGCTGATCGATAGCCGGGATTTCCTCGCCGCAAGGCGGCGCGCGGATAGCGAGGTGCTCGTGCCCGCCGGGCCAAAGATCGCCTTCTCGGGTGGCGACACCGCCGATCACAGGCAGATCTGGGCCAAGCTCGATCAGATCCACGCCAAGCACCCGGACATGGTGCTGCTGCATGGCGGCTCGCCCAAAGGCGCCGAAAAGATCGCGTCCCTCTGGGCCGACAGCCGCAAGGTGCCGCAGGTGGCCTTCAAACCCGACTGGACTAAGCACGCCAAGGCTGCGCCCTTCAAGCGCAACGACCAGATGCTGAACATCGTGCCGATCGGGGTTGTTATCTTTCCCGGCACGGGCATTCAGGACAATCTAGCCGACAAGGCGCGCAAGATGGGCATTCCGGTCTATCGGTTCGGGTCTGGCGGCGCATAAGCGTCGCCAGACTCCACCATCTTGAACATGATAGCAAATTCGCCATTTTGCTATCAGCGCTATCAGACTTACTGGAGGCGCCATCATGCCCGCAGTGATCCGCAACCTCTCCGAGGCGACGCACCGCGCGCTCAAGGTGAGCGCGGCACAGCATGGTCGCAGTACCGAAGCCGAGATGCGCGACATTCTTGAGACCGCCCTTCGCCCTGACACGCGCCTGCGCCTCGGCACGGCGCTCGCGGAGCGCAACCGCCGCCTCGGCCTGACCAGTGAGGACATCAACGCCCTCAGTCCGGCGCGTGACAGGGCGCCTGCCGAGCCCATGAGCTTCGAATGATCCTTCTCGACACCAACGTCTTATCGGAAGCGATGAAGCCGTCGCCCGACGACTCACTCCAGGCGTGGCTCGATGAGCAGGTGGCCGATACTCTCTATCTCTTCAGCATCCCGATTGCCGAACTGTTGTACGGCATCGGTGCGGAGGCAAGCGCAAGGACAGGCTCACCGAGGCTCTGGATGGGGTGATGGAACTATCTGCCGATCGCATCCTGACGTTCGATGTTGCTGCCGCACGACACCATGCCGACCTCGCGGTCAAGGCACGCGCGGTTGGGAACGGCCTTCCGACGCCCAACGGCTACATCGCTGCGATTGCGGCCTCCCGCGGCTTCACTGTGGCCACGCGCGATATAAGCGCGTTCAACTCCGCCGATGTGGCGGTCATCAATCCGTGGAACGTGGACAGCTGACAAACTGCCACGAGCGACAGGTGTTGGACCTTGCAACGCGACATCGCGATCTCCTGGCCGGACGCCCCCCACATCACGACGCTGATCCTTGTGTCCAGCCGATGGCCTGACGCCATCAACCCATGAAGGGTCGGACTACGCTGCGCGTGCCGCCGCCCCCGGCTGCGCCTGCCGCGGTGATTGCGGCCAACGGCCGGCCTCTTCGGGCGCCTGTCAGCGGGGGATGGACCTCCGCTCGAGCAGGAGCCAGGTCGATGTCCGCCGAGATCGCTCATGCCTTTGCCTTCAGCCTCGCCGCCACCCTGATGGTCACTGTCGTGATCTTCCGCGCCGGCGACGGCACGCTCTCCGTCACACCAGCCGCCGATTATGACGGCGACGAAACTGCCATCGTCCGCGAGATCGACCCCTTCGCCCCCTAAGAGACGAACAGTCGGACATAAATGGTGGCCGTCGCCAAGTCTGCTCATCGACCGCGCGCTTCGTGATGGAGGCGAAGCATCCATCTGATGTTCCCGCGCCACCACCACGATCTTCATCGGGAGTCTCCTCAGCATCGCGGCCATCGAGACTTCTCGGCTGGCTGCTCTTCATGGCCGATATATTCGCATTGCCATTCTTTACGGCCATTGTTGCGCACACATAGCCTACGGCAATGGCGCCGGATGGGTCGTGCTGACTGACTTACGGCCTCAGCCGATTTCTGTTCTCAGTCTTCCGCTCGATCTGGGCGTGTCATAGCTCCTCCCTTCCCTGACACCGCAATATCGGTTCGTCGAACCCGACGGCGAATGGAAGCATCGTCCGTGTCATCTGGTGGGCCGGAAGCGGGCGGAGATCCGGAGCGTCGGCTTTGTGCTGTGGTATGGCCGTGCTGGCGCGCGAAGGACGGCGGCATGCGTCCCATGCGAAAGAACCCCGTGAGCCAAAGCGTTTCGTCGTCGTTGGCGGGCGGGAAGTACGCATTTCGGGCAAGCTCAAGGCATCATATGCCGGTGCGGGCCGTTCAGGTCTCCATGATCGGTGGGCGGCCACCACCTCTGCGTCATCTATCCACCCGTGCCCGCTCCAGACGGCCTCTTCGATGGACTGATCTGGGCGAAGGATGGCTGCGCCTCGAGCGCCTGTGCCACAACGGCTGATCCCGACTTTCTTCCCCTGCCGACGTCCAACCCGCGCGCTGCGCGGGGTCACGGATCGCCGTCATTCCTCGCACGGCAACAAAGTCGGACCTGCGCCGTCCTCCGCTGCGCTGCGGTCGCAAGCCTCACCCCATCGCGCGCGACGGGGACCCCGAGGCGATGTGTCGTCGCTCGCCTTCGGCCGGTCGATCGCCATCGAGGCCGCAATAGTGCGGGCTCAGAAGACAGGACGGAGACGGAACATGGCCAACATCGGCACCTTCAAGAAGACCGGCACCAACGAGTTCACCGGCGACATCGTCACCCTCGGCGTGCAGGCCCGGGGCGTGCGCATCATCCCCGAGACCCGCGCCACCGGCGACAACGCCCCCAGCCATCGGGTCCTGGTCGGCCGCGCCGAGATCGGGGCCGCCTGGTCCAAGCGCTCCACCGAGGGCCGCGACTATCTCGGCCTCAAGCTCGATGATCCGAGCTTCACCGCACCGATCTACGCCAACCTGTTCGACGACGAGGACAGCGATAGCTTCTCGCTGATCTGGTCGCGCCCCAACGGGCGCCGCAGTGACTAGTACCTCGCCCGGATCAGGACCCCGGCCTTACCGGCCGGGGTCACACGGGCGGTCGTTATTTCTCGTCAGGCGGCAGAACCAGTTCGACATGGCTCACATCCAGAGCACGTGCCAGCTCATAAAGCGTGATGATCGTCGGGTTGCGACGGCCCCGCTCGAGGCCGCTCAGATATTGCTGGCTCAGACCCGAGCGCTCGGCAACCTGTTCCTGCGTCAGGTCCTTTGCCTGACGCAGGCGGGCGAAATTTCGTCCGACCAGCTTGCGCATATCCATGCGCAGACCGATCGCAATTCCGCCGCCTCGAGTTTATCAACTATAATATGTGATGAAGAGGCGGACTCGCTTGCCGCTCTGAAGCTTCGCCAGATGATGGACTAATCGACGTTGTGGACGCTCGCGACGCGATGCAGCCCAAAGGCAATATGGTTGCGCTGGATATAGCCGACCGCCCTTATGTCGCCGGCCTGCAGTGCTCCCACTATTTCGTTGAGTTCACTGGCCAGATCAGCGAGCTGTTCCTCGAAGAATGCCTCAATTACACTGTACCAAATACGCGAGGCCTGGAAGTAATAGCGCTCGTGGGTCTCACGCAATGCGTGATTAGCGATGAGCCGGTTCGTGGCATGATGGAGCTCATGATTGAGCTGCCAGAACGCCTCCATGTCCCGCTGGCCTCTCAAAGACCCCAATCGGTCCTGAAGCAACAGGATGATTGAGAGGGCGCGCGGCGCCTCGTCTTCCGCGGGAAACTCGCCCATCATTTCGCTCAGGCGCAGCCGGAACGCATAAATATCGCGGAAGGCGTTCGGATCGACGCCCGTCACCATGGTTCCCACGCCATTGCGGGTCTCGGTGAGACCGTCATATTCCAGCCGCTGCAGCGCCTGACGCACCGGCGTGCGACTGACCGTGAACTCTTCAGCGAGTTCGTGCTCGCCGAGCAGCATCCCAGGTGGGTAGCGCAACAGACAGATCCGGTCGCGCAAGGTCCGGTAAATGTCC contains:
- a CDS encoding FitA-like ribbon-helix-helix domain-containing protein, which translates into the protein MPAVIRNLSEATHRALKVSAAQHGRSTEAEMRDILETALRPDTRLRLGTALAERNRRLGLTSEDINALSPARDRAPAEPMSFE
- a CDS encoding DUF736 domain-containing protein, which translates into the protein MANIGTFKKTGTNEFTGDIVTLGVQARGVRIIPETRATGDNAPSHRVLVGRAEIGAAWSKRSTEGRDYLGLKLDDPSFTAPIYANLFDDEDSDSFSLIWSRPNGRRSD
- a CDS encoding GntR family transcriptional regulator, giving the protein MNESATSEAARTRAPRGQVTDIYRTLRDRICLLRYPPGMLLGEHELAEEFTVSRTPVRQALQRLEYDGLTETRNGVGTMVTGVDPNAFRDIYAFRLRLSEMMGEFPAEDEAPRALSIILLLQDRLGSLRGQRDMEAFWQLNHELHHATNRLIANHALRETHERYYFQASRIWYSVIEAFFEEQLADLASELNEIVGALQAGDIRAVGYIQRNHIAFGLHRVASVHNVD
- a CDS encoding DUF2493 domain-containing protein — protein: MSVHDDHQPHHVSSPTDQLIQELHLHGYRPSEDERDQRPPPEDRLIEGAIADIFDALVATITDTSLDAQLPDLLWSTVNMFHRAVDRIEQKLDDNEQAQKQLQREQDGSEVKSLELERLIDIGMNLIGRRDGMEAFRQAAADRYRIATGSLWTPRAGSRVNHRNLTASLIDSRDFLAARRRADSEVLVPAGPKIAFSGGDTADHRQIWAKLDQIHAKHPDMVLLHGGSPKGAEKIASLWADSRKVPQVAFKPDWTKHAKAAPFKRNDQMLNIVPIGVVIFPGTGIQDNLADKARKMGIPVYRFGSGGA
- a CDS encoding helix-turn-helix domain-containing protein, with amino-acid sequence MDMRKLVGRNFARLRQAKDLTQEQVAERSGLSQQYLSGLERGRRNPTIITLYELARALDVSHVELVLPPDEK